The Neobacillus sp. OS1-2 genome includes a window with the following:
- the ltrA gene encoding group II intron reverse transcriptase/maturase gives MFDNLYKLSAEGKTFNNLYELVVHPANVKLAFRNIKKNQGSKTAGVNNNTIFEVGLRSPNTLVKYVENRLEDYKPHKVRRKEIPKPNGGVRPLGIPTIEDRLIQQCLKQVLEPICEAKFHKHSYGFRPNRGTLHAFSRAVTLANKNKLHYVVDVDIKGFFDNVDHGKLLKQLWSLGIRDKQILSIISKLLKAEIKGVGKPTKGTPQGGILSPLLSNVVLNEFDWWISNQWETFETKRDYIRYRVIGSKMRKDQSLKYRELKRTSKLKEMFIVRYADDFKIFCRDHQTAFTVFEAVKKWLKERLGLEISQEKSKVVNLRKNYSEFLGFKFKVIPKGKKRVVKSQMSDKARRKTVENIKTKLESINRLQKKAEVTKFNSTILGSHNYYRQATEAVKDFSEIAYSVKRILYNKLKKVKSKNGVVTKYHQIAYKDYLGKKKIFACGLALFPIDGVKHKKPINFTQEKNSYTAEGRVLIHSNQEAVSPSMVHYLMENPIKSESMEYNDNRLSKYVAQLGKCGITGSELEIGNMELHHKKPKSKGGTDSYQNLVFITKDVHKLIHAVNDRTIKKYLSIINLNEEKLSKVNDLRKRVGNCVINNVTS, from the coding sequence ATGTTCGACAATCTTTACAAGTTAAGTGCTGAAGGAAAAACTTTCAACAACCTATATGAATTGGTGGTTCATCCAGCTAATGTGAAACTGGCTTTTCGAAACATCAAGAAAAATCAAGGTAGCAAAACGGCAGGGGTTAACAATAACACCATCTTTGAAGTAGGTCTTAGAAGTCCCAATACACTTGTAAAGTATGTTGAAAACAGACTTGAGGATTATAAACCTCATAAGGTTAGACGTAAGGAAATTCCAAAACCTAATGGTGGAGTTAGACCGCTCGGAATACCAACAATCGAAGATAGACTTATCCAGCAGTGTCTTAAACAGGTATTAGAGCCTATATGCGAAGCTAAGTTTCACAAACATAGTTACGGTTTCCGTCCTAACCGTGGAACACTGCACGCATTTTCAAGAGCGGTCACACTAGCTAATAAAAACAAGCTACACTATGTTGTAGATGTTGATATTAAAGGCTTCTTTGATAACGTTGACCACGGGAAACTACTAAAACAACTCTGGTCATTAGGAATTAGGGATAAACAAATACTTTCGATCATAAGTAAACTGCTCAAAGCTGAAATAAAAGGAGTTGGAAAACCGACAAAAGGGACTCCACAAGGCGGAATTTTATCGCCATTACTTTCAAACGTGGTTTTAAATGAATTTGATTGGTGGATTAGTAACCAATGGGAAACATTTGAGACTAAACGGGATTATATAAGGTACCGTGTAATTGGAAGTAAAATGCGGAAAGACCAATCATTGAAGTACAGAGAGCTTAAACGTACTTCAAAGTTGAAGGAAATGTTTATTGTAAGATACGCTGATGACTTCAAAATTTTTTGTCGTGACCATCAAACAGCCTTTACTGTATTTGAGGCAGTAAAGAAGTGGTTAAAAGAAAGATTAGGCTTAGAGATTAGTCAAGAAAAATCGAAAGTAGTGAACTTACGGAAAAACTATTCTGAGTTCCTTGGTTTCAAATTCAAGGTGATTCCAAAAGGTAAAAAGCGTGTTGTAAAATCGCAAATGTCGGATAAAGCCAGACGAAAAACAGTTGAAAATATTAAGACCAAGTTAGAGAGTATAAACAGGCTGCAAAAGAAAGCCGAAGTGACAAAGTTTAACTCTACCATTCTTGGCTCACACAACTACTATCGACAGGCTACCGAAGCGGTCAAAGATTTCAGTGAAATTGCTTACTCGGTCAAACGAATCCTGTACAACAAATTAAAGAAGGTTAAAAGCAAAAATGGTGTGGTAACAAAATATCACCAAATTGCTTACAAAGATTATCTAGGTAAGAAAAAAATCTTTGCTTGTGGATTAGCTCTATTTCCAATAGATGGAGTAAAACACAAGAAACCAATCAACTTCACTCAAGAGAAAAACAGTTATACTGCAGAAGGAAGAGTCTTGATTCATAGCAACCAAGAAGCCGTATCACCTTCTATGGTTCACTATCTGATGGAAAATCCTATTAAATCCGAAAGTATGGAGTACAATGATAATCGTTTATCTAAGTACGTCGCACAACTAGGGAAATGTGGAATCACGGGTAGCGAATTGGAGATAGGCAATATGGAACTACACCATAAGAAACCTAAATCCAAAGGTGGAACAGACTCTTATCAAAATTTAGTGTTCATCACAAAGGATGTTCATAAATTAATTCACGCAGTCAATGACAGAACCATTAAGAAATATTTATCAATAATAAATCTTAATGAGGAAAAACTGAGTAAAGTTAACGACCTTCGTAAACGTGTTGGGAACTGTGTAATAAATAATGTAACGAGCTAA
- the ligA gene encoding NAD-dependent DNA ligase LigA has translation MDLQLAEQKINEIRSLLHQYGYEYYVLDTPTVPDAEYDRLMQELLVLEEKFPELKTPDSPSIRVGGAVLDLFEKVEHRTPMLSLGNAFNEQDLRDFDRRVRQAAGDDVLYVCELKIDGLAVSLRYEDGLFVQGATRGDGTIGEDITANVKTIKSIPLRLRENVSLEVRGEAYMPKRSFETLNKAREERGEELFANPRNAAAGSLRQLDPKIAASRKLDVFLYGIGNTGASGVISHSEGLDYLDHLGFKTNKERKTCATIDDVISYVNGWVEKRPHLPYEIDGIVIKVDSLQQQAELGTTAKSPRWAIAYKFPAEEVITTLLDIELSVGRTGVITPTALLEPVKVAGTTVQRASLHNEDLIREKDIKIGDKVVVKKAGDIIPEVVNVLLDQRTGDEVDFYMPTHCPECESELVRLEGEVALRCINPKCPAQIREGLIHFVSRDAMNIDGLGEKVISQLFAEKLIHDVADIYKLTREQLLALERMGEKSVTNLLNAIETSKGNSLEKLLFGLGIRHVGAKAAKTLAQAFLTMEKLAAATKEDLIAINEIGDKMADSIVAFFEQEEAMELLKELVTAGVNMEYKGAKPVSVAESNSIFAGKTVVLTGKLEQLSRTEAKEKIEALGGNVAGSVSKKTHLVIAGEDAGSKLTKAQELGIEVWDEEKLLVELNK, from the coding sequence ATGGACCTTCAATTGGCTGAACAGAAAATCAATGAAATCAGAAGCCTATTACATCAATATGGCTATGAATATTATGTGCTAGACACTCCGACAGTACCGGATGCGGAATACGACAGACTTATGCAGGAACTCTTGGTACTTGAGGAAAAGTTCCCAGAGTTAAAAACACCTGATTCTCCTTCCATCCGCGTTGGTGGTGCGGTACTTGATCTATTTGAAAAAGTGGAACATCGTACCCCGATGTTGAGTTTGGGCAATGCCTTTAATGAACAAGATTTACGAGACTTTGACCGCAGAGTGCGTCAGGCAGCAGGGGATGACGTTTTGTATGTTTGTGAGTTAAAAATCGACGGCCTTGCTGTTTCTTTACGGTATGAAGATGGTTTATTTGTTCAAGGGGCAACTCGCGGTGACGGAACGATCGGTGAAGATATTACCGCAAATGTAAAAACAATTAAATCCATTCCGCTTCGCTTACGAGAAAATGTGTCTTTAGAGGTTCGTGGTGAGGCCTATATGCCAAAACGTTCATTCGAAACGTTGAATAAAGCGAGAGAAGAGCGCGGTGAGGAGTTGTTTGCCAATCCTAGAAATGCGGCCGCTGGGTCGCTTAGGCAGCTTGATCCGAAAATTGCCGCCTCAAGAAAGCTGGATGTCTTTTTATATGGGATAGGCAATACAGGAGCAAGCGGCGTTATCTCCCATAGTGAAGGTCTTGATTACTTAGATCATCTCGGCTTTAAAACAAATAAAGAACGGAAAACTTGTGCAACGATTGACGATGTGATTTCGTATGTGAATGGCTGGGTTGAAAAGCGTCCGCATCTTCCTTATGAGATTGATGGAATTGTCATCAAAGTCGATTCTCTACAGCAGCAAGCAGAGCTCGGTACAACGGCCAAAAGCCCGCGCTGGGCAATTGCGTATAAGTTTCCTGCGGAAGAAGTAATCACAACTCTTTTAGATATTGAATTGAGTGTTGGCAGAACTGGCGTGATTACGCCAACAGCGCTGCTCGAACCGGTTAAAGTTGCCGGGACAACCGTACAGCGTGCATCCTTGCATAATGAAGATTTAATCCGGGAAAAGGATATTAAAATTGGTGATAAGGTCGTAGTTAAAAAGGCAGGCGATATCATTCCGGAGGTCGTGAATGTTCTTCTTGATCAACGAACAGGTGACGAAGTGGATTTCTACATGCCAACTCACTGTCCTGAATGTGAAAGTGAGCTTGTCCGCCTTGAAGGTGAAGTAGCACTACGCTGCATTAATCCGAAATGTCCGGCGCAAATTCGTGAAGGCCTGATTCATTTTGTTTCGCGTGATGCCATGAACATTGATGGCCTTGGGGAAAAGGTCATTAGCCAGCTCTTTGCTGAAAAGTTAATCCATGATGTCGCTGATATTTATAAGCTTACACGTGAACAGTTGTTAGCCCTTGAAAGAATGGGGGAAAAGTCCGTCACCAATCTATTAAATGCAATTGAAACATCAAAAGGAAATTCTCTTGAAAAACTGCTATTTGGTCTTGGTATTCGTCATGTTGGCGCGAAGGCGGCAAAAACGCTTGCGCAAGCATTTTTGACAATGGAAAAGCTAGCCGCAGCCACAAAAGAGGATCTAATTGCGATCAATGAAATCGGTGATAAGATGGCTGATTCCATCGTTGCTTTTTTTGAACAAGAGGAAGCGATGGAGCTTTTAAAAGAATTGGTTACTGCTGGAGTTAATATGGAGTATAAGGGAGCGAAACCTGTCTCCGTCGCTGAATCCAACTCTATCTTTGCCGGGAAAACGGTAGTCCTTACAGGAAAGCTTGAGCAACTATCGCGGACTGAAGCGAAGGAAAAGATTGAAGCACTAGGCGGAAATGTTGCTGGCAGTGTTAGTAAAAAAACACATCTCGTTATCGCGGGAGAAGATGCGGGTTCGAAGTTAACGAAAGCGCAAGAACTGGGTATTGAAGTGTGGGACGAGGAGAAGCTTTTAGTAGAACTAAATAAATAA